Part of the Zea mays cultivar B73 chromosome 4, Zm-B73-REFERENCE-NAM-5.0, whole genome shotgun sequence genome is shown below.
tgttaattatgtattttgcttgtgaatgtgtatatgttaattgtgataatgtttattttgctgtgaattattaataggtgcagaaaaatctgtttttgggggggaaacatcaattttcgtcggcctcggtgtggccgacgaaaataagttcccaggctattttcgtcggtctcagtgttggccgacgaaaataacctgggaacttattttcgtcggccaccatcgggccgacgaaaatagttggtccactcactattttcgtcggccttgggaaagccgacgaaaatagctatttttcgtcgggaccgacgaaaatagttgcctAATTTCGTCgaatttattttcggcggctattttcgtcggcctgccgacgaaaatattctattttcgtcggtttaggcttattttcgtgggtttttggcccacgaaaatttaggcgtttcctgtagtgagaTAGATGAAACCTAAAAAAACTACAACACatgagaagggaagaagaagagcatATGCAAAGATCAAATATGTCATGACACAAGGGACCTTCATCTAAAAGAGCCAAATCATGTCTCCTTCGTTCATGACAACTGTGGAGGAAATTTTGGCAGTGAATTTGTACGGGGTGGATCATGACATCGAGAACTGAAAGTAAATGCACAACGGACAATCGAGAATTGAAAGTAAATGCACAACGGACACTGGGATTTAGACATGTACAAGCTCTCAATGCGAGATAATACCCACATCATATGTGTTACAGTGTCTATTGCCTATGCAATAGTGATCAGATGATCTGCCCTTGATTGACGCTATCGTCCCCCTTTATAGTATACACTATAAATTCATTTCCATATTTTTATATAAATTATAAAACCTTTTGGACGTCTAATCGTGTTTTGTAAAAGCTCGAGATTGATTATGTTAAAAATAGGACCTAGACTTAATACTTTTATAACAGGCACAAACGATGGGTTGATTTGTCAAAAAGTCGGGGGATATTTGGAAAGATGTACACGGCTGGCTTGGGTGGAGGGCACCGGAGCCGTCCAGGTCGGATCCAATGGTTCCGATACAACGCGCGAAACAGTATGAGTTAAATCTAATCCTGGCCCTCTGACGCGATTTCCTACTCCCTCCGCCCTATTCTATGCTACGAAGAGTGCTATTCCATGCTACACTTTATGGGAATCGAGGCGAAGGGCTATCACAACGACAGGGACATGGAGGACATGGGATGAGACTCTTAGGCTAGCCGCACTCACGTACTGCACAGCCGAACGGTAAAGGATAGCGTAGCAAATTTTGCTGCACTCGCATGCGTTATGCGCTACTCTATACACTGTAGCTCACGAGTGAGCGCTAAATCTGGCGTAAAGGCGATGCGCTACTCCATACACTGTAGCGTACGAGTGGGGCAAAAAAAAAAGGAGTGGGTGGTGGGGCCCACGGTGGGAATTTTTGATATATATTGATAAAAAATGTGGTAGTTTGTATAGGGTTGAGATATAGAGTAGTTGTGGATGCGGGAGTTTGGCTACTgtattttaaaatgttgatgactaggatagaatattccttttagagtagaaatttagagtagaatgagtgcggatagccttaCCAAAGAAGGGGGAGACAACTAGGATTGGCCACGCACGCGCGCCACGGCTCCGCAGCGGTGCAGACCCTTTGCGGATCAACCTCGGAATCTACGCACTTGGCGGCTCCTTGTACCCAATCAGTGATCCCTGGCGATTAGCGACACCCCGGGTGGCTTGCTGACCCCGAAGCAGCCCCTGAAACTCTCCTCCTCGACGGTATTTACCCTGGATTGAGTTTTAGTGTTTTTTTCACAGAGAAGAAGACCCTCTGCGCCATCGCGGACCATCCGAGTCCCAGACACGAACCATCCAGACGTACGCAGGGAAGGAGCCGCTCCTACACCTAGGTCGTGGACTGTCCGGCCAAGAGACACGGACCGTTCGTGCCTCCACAGAGAGCACCACCAGATGGTTCACTCCAAGTGTTTGGCGCCTAGATCGGGCCAACAACGAGTCAGCGGTTTCAACCCATATTAATATTTTGTAGCTATAGTATGGATTGGAGCCACCGAACGATACTAACTTTTTAAGCATAAATTAGTACCGGTTGAGTTATTACTGACCGATACCTACTGTTTTTTCTAGGTACGCGTGGCAGCTTGAATCGATATGGTGAGGCTTACGTCAGTATCAGTTTTAACCTAAATGGTACTTAAATTTGAAATTAGGTCTAGTAGTGCACGTGTGACACGTGCCGCTGCTAGCTGTGGACAATACGGAACCCCTTCCCTCCTGGAGTATATATAAAGAAGCCCTCATACGGTCTCCGTCGTCGATCAATACTATACTACTATCACAGTAGGAAGCTAGGAGGAAATCAAAGCAACAAAGTTGCTGGCCGAGAGAAGCAACCATGAGACCTCAGGCGTCGTTACTCGTCACACTGGCTGTTATCGTCGTCGTCCTTGCAGCTCTGCCACTCAGCAAAGGTGAGAGATTTTTGTTCCTTCAACTTTTTTTTCCAGAAGAATCACTTGGTAAGGTATACGCGCGCACGTTGGCTATATTTGCTGCATGGTGGCCACGGCATGCATGCAGGGACGGAGGAGGAAGGAGGAGGAGGGGAGGCAGTCGCCGCCGTGGACGCCGCCGCCGGAACGAGCTCGTGGCCATGCTGCAACAAGTGCGGTTTCTGCTACCTGTCTGACCCGCCGCAGTGCCAATGCCTGGACTTCTCGACGGTCGGGTGCCACCCAGAGTGCAAGCAGTGCATCAGGTACACCGCCGACGGTGGCGTCGACATCCCGCCCGTGCACGCCTACCGCTGCGCCGACATCCTCTTCAACTTCTGCGAGCGCCGCTGCACTCCCGCCGCAGTTGCTGCTAGCACC
Proteins encoded:
- the LOC100281921 gene encoding Bowman-Birk type trypsin inhibitor precursor, whose amino-acid sequence is MRPQASLLVTLAVIVVVLAALPLSKGTEEEGGGGEAVAAVDAAAGTSSWPCCNKCGFCYLSDPPQCQCLDFSTVGCHPECKQCIRYTADGGVDIPPVHAYRCADILFNFCERRCTPAAVAASTK